The following coding sequences lie in one Psychrilyobacter atlanticus DSM 19335 genomic window:
- a CDS encoding replication initiation protein → MSKNSIFLDAESFEKSFSLKIEPKLKSKEKIFLDKLIKKISINSHIAFFSLGELYGIYKSKDILEIKKNILRLSKKKMFFTLINLEKETIQGEFYLLNSIYLKNDGVYVTPPLELIYSLDKKSIFHRIDLSTFIRFKEKHTFNFYPKIIENYDSKKFEYNITQLKEILGVEDDYYERFYDFEKNIIKPIINDINKSSKIHIHYEKIKNGQGKTNKITCLKFSFIDSEKDEILKNTNITIHSIKNKIHDIPKISKLIESSLDEGEPQIILKLIDKIKLNFAPPIDVFLEAALKSHYRLKDETVKIIDISENFTSCFKIEGRLYKELSIFNFSYNYYFLKELQHLRMNGIFNYNIFPWKIKVRFNSKEKSSIKIYMNLKEEV, encoded by the coding sequence ATGTCAAAAAATTCTATTTTTTTAGATGCAGAATCATTTGAGAAATCATTTTCTCTAAAAATCGAACCTAAATTAAAATCAAAAGAAAAAATATTTTTGGATAAATTGATAAAAAAAATATCAATTAATTCTCATATAGCTTTTTTTTCTTTAGGTGAACTATATGGAATATATAAATCTAAAGATATTTTAGAAATAAAGAAAAATATTTTGAGACTGAGTAAGAAAAAAATGTTTTTTACATTGATAAATTTAGAGAAAGAAACTATTCAAGGAGAATTTTATCTTTTGAACTCTATCTACCTTAAAAATGATGGAGTATATGTCACTCCTCCTTTGGAGCTGATCTACTCATTGGATAAAAAATCTATCTTTCATAGAATAGATCTATCAACGTTCATAAGGTTTAAAGAAAAACATACATTTAATTTTTACCCCAAAATAATTGAAAACTATGACTCTAAAAAATTTGAGTATAATATAACTCAATTAAAAGAAATCCTAGGAGTTGAAGATGATTATTATGAAAGATTTTATGATTTTGAAAAAAATATTATAAAACCTATTATCAACGATATAAATAAGTCTTCTAAAATCCATATCCATTATGAAAAAATTAAAAATGGTCAAGGAAAAACAAATAAAATAACATGTTTAAAGTTTTCATTTATCGATAGTGAAAAAGATGAAATTTTAAAAAATACAAATATAACCATACATTCAATTAAAAATAAGATCCATGATATACCTAAAATAAGTAAATTAATTGAATCTTCTCTAGATGAAGGAGAACCACAAATAATTTTAAAATTAATTGATAAAATTAAATTAAATTTTGCTCCCCCTATTGATGTTTTTTTAGAGGCCGCATTAAAAAGTCACTACAGATTAAAAGATGAAACTGTAAAAATTATAGATATCTCTGAAAATTTCACCTCTTGTTTTAAGATTGAAGGGCGATTATATAAGGAACTTTCTATTTTTAATTTCAGTTATAACTACTATTTTTTGAAAGAATTGCAACATCTAAGGATGAATGGAATTTTTAACTACAATATATTCCCATGGAAAATAAAAGTCAGATTTAATTCCAAAGAAAAGTCTAGTATAAAAATATATATGAATTTAAAAGAAGAAGTTTAA
- a CDS encoding PTS sugar transporter subunit IIB — protein sequence MKKILLLCSAGMSTSIVVKKMREAAELKGIECEIEAMGLEQFHLNLDEYDVFLLGPQVRFKKDELNKIANEVNKTVEVINSMDYGMMKGEKILDFALELIGK from the coding sequence ATGAAAAAAATATTATTATTATGTAGTGCAGGAATGTCGACAAGTATAGTAGTAAAAAAAATGAGAGAGGCTGCAGAGTTAAAAGGAATTGAGTGTGAAATAGAAGCAATGGGGTTGGAACAATTTCATTTGAATTTAGATGAGTATGATGTCTTCTTATTAGGTCCACAAGTAAGATTTAAAAAAGATGAGTTAAATAAAATAGCTAATGAAGTTAATAAAACTGTAGAAGTTATCAACAGTATGGACTATGGAATGATGAAAGGGGAAAAAATATTAGATTTTGCTCTAGAGCTAATAGGGAAATAA
- a CDS encoding PTS lactose/cellobiose transporter subunit IIA — MNKFTKEELIEGFMPIIAMAGTAKSIALEALRNKDKRGLLEARQLLLEAHGVHHKYVTAECEDDDNVVVELNLIIAHAEDQYMSAETIISLVEILLEVI, encoded by the coding sequence ATGAATAAATTTACAAAAGAAGAACTTATAGAGGGATTTATGCCAATAATTGCAATGGCAGGAACAGCTAAAAGTATAGCTCTAGAAGCTCTTCGAAATAAGGATAAAAGAGGATTATTAGAGGCGAGACAACTATTATTAGAAGCCCATGGGGTACATCATAAATATGTAACAGCAGAATGTGAAGATGATGATAATGTGGTAGTGGAGTTAAATCTAATAATTGCCCATGCTGAAGATCAATATATGTCAGCTGAGACGATTATTTCGTTAGTAGAAATATTATTAGAAGTTATTTAA
- the celB gene encoding PTS cellobiose transporter subunit IIC, giving the protein MNKFMTKFTNFTEKHLMPLASKMANQKHLTALKDGFVFAMPFLIVGSFILLLVNLPFTDKASPLYMQWYVDLMSAHKANWVQPFYVSMGVMSLFVSFGIGYSLSNQYKLNGITGGFLTLFTFLMTSAKLDWVPMAKDPQVINVFHVDGGWMPVMDARYLDANGLFTAIIGSFIAIEIYRFMATKKMVIKLPDSVPPAIAKSFELLTPIIAIIIILQPINNWVQSTGKMIPKLIMDTFAPLISASDSLPAVLLIILIVHILWFAGLHGVNVVVAIINPIILSNLAVNQAALQAGDKIPKILAGGFLDAFVYLGGAGATLGLAIAMSRSKTDHLRSIGKLGTIPGLFNINEPIIFGAPVVMNPILFIPFLGVPIINATIAWYAVKTGLVGKIVSLVPWTTPGPVAALLATNFSVGALILSVGLVILSYFIYTPFVKVYEKSLELEN; this is encoded by the coding sequence ATGAATAAATTTATGACTAAGTTTACAAATTTTACAGAAAAGCATTTGATGCCATTAGCATCTAAGATGGCTAACCAAAAACATCTTACAGCACTAAAAGATGGATTTGTATTTGCCATGCCATTTTTAATAGTAGGATCTTTTATATTACTTTTAGTTAACTTACCTTTTACGGATAAAGCGTCGCCATTATATATGCAGTGGTATGTTGATTTGATGAGTGCTCATAAAGCTAATTGGGTTCAGCCGTTTTATGTCAGTATGGGAGTTATGTCTTTATTTGTGTCTTTTGGAATTGGATACAGTTTATCTAATCAATATAAGTTAAATGGTATTACAGGTGGTTTTTTAACATTATTTACATTTCTTATGACATCGGCAAAACTAGACTGGGTTCCTATGGCAAAAGATCCACAAGTAATTAATGTATTTCATGTAGATGGCGGGTGGATGCCAGTAATGGACGCTAGATATTTAGATGCAAACGGTTTATTTACAGCAATAATAGGTTCATTTATAGCAATTGAGATATATAGGTTTATGGCTACAAAAAAAATGGTGATAAAGTTACCTGATTCTGTTCCCCCAGCAATTGCAAAGTCATTTGAATTATTGACACCAATTATTGCGATAATAATAATTCTTCAACCTATTAATAATTGGGTTCAAAGTACAGGGAAAATGATTCCTAAATTAATAATGGATACTTTTGCACCACTTATTTCTGCATCGGATAGTCTACCAGCAGTTTTATTAATTATTTTAATCGTCCATATACTATGGTTTGCTGGGCTACATGGGGTAAATGTAGTGGTAGCGATCATAAATCCGATTATTTTATCTAATTTAGCAGTCAATCAAGCTGCACTTCAAGCCGGAGATAAAATTCCTAAGATACTAGCCGGTGGTTTTTTAGATGCCTTTGTATACTTAGGAGGTGCTGGTGCAACGTTAGGACTTGCAATTGCCATGTCTAGAAGTAAAACAGATCACTTAAGGTCTATAGGGAAACTTGGGACAATTCCAGGGCTCTTCAATATAAATGAACCCATAATATTTGGAGCTCCTGTAGTTATGAACCCGATATTGTTTATACCGTTCTTAGGAGTTCCAATAATTAATGCAACTATAGCTTGGTATGCTGTAAAAACAGGTTTAGTAGGTAAAATTGTAAGTTTAGTACCGTGGACAACACCAGGACCAGTAGCTGCATTATTAGCGACAAATTTTAGTGTTGGAGCATTGATTTTGAGTGTTGGACTGGTTATATTATCTTACTTTATATACACACCTTTTGTGAAAGTATATGAAAAATCTTTAGAGTTAGAAAATTAA
- a CDS encoding DUF871 domain-containing protein encodes MRRLGISVYPEHAGLEENKNYIAMAAKYGFDRIFTCLLSVKGDQESIVREFKEIITYAKSYNFEVIVDVAPCIFKELKISYDDLSFFREIGVDGLRLDEGFSGVEEAMMTYNKENLMIELNISQPNKYLENILSYCADIHNILGCHNFYPKKRSGLKRELFLETSKNYKNNGIRVAAFINSTVATFGPWSVSEGLCTLEDHRYIEDITVQARDLWNTDVVDDVIIANCFASEDELRALGELRRGLLTLDIDLEVEVSEIEAKILYDELHFYRGDASEYTIRSTMPRVKYKDYEISSKNTRNIKRGDVIIENSNYDRYKGELHIALKDYENEGNSNVVGRVREDNLIFIDKIKSWQKFKLK; translated from the coding sequence ATGAGAAGATTAGGAATTTCAGTATATCCTGAACATGCTGGTTTAGAAGAAAATAAAAATTATATAGCAATGGCAGCAAAATATGGGTTTGATAGGATATTTACTTGTTTATTGTCTGTAAAAGGCGATCAAGAATCCATAGTTAGAGAGTTTAAAGAGATAATTACATATGCTAAAAGTTATAACTTTGAAGTAATAGTAGATGTAGCACCATGTATATTTAAAGAATTAAAAATATCCTATGATGACTTATCATTTTTCCGTGAAATAGGGGTAGATGGATTAAGGCTAGATGAGGGCTTTTCTGGAGTAGAAGAAGCAATGATGACTTACAATAAAGAAAATTTGATGATTGAGTTAAATATAAGTCAACCAAATAAATATCTTGAGAACATACTATCATATTGTGCTGATATCCATAATATTTTAGGATGTCATAATTTTTATCCTAAAAAAAGAAGTGGTTTAAAGAGGGAATTGTTTTTAGAAACTTCTAAAAACTACAAAAATAATGGAATAAGAGTAGCTGCATTTATAAACTCTACAGTTGCTACCTTTGGCCCTTGGTCGGTTTCTGAGGGGCTATGTACATTAGAGGACCATAGGTATATAGAGGATATTACAGTCCAAGCAAGAGATCTTTGGAATACTGATGTTGTAGATGATGTTATTATAGCTAATTGCTTTGCTTCAGAGGATGAATTAAGGGCATTAGGGGAGCTTAGGAGGGGATTATTGACCTTAGATATAGACTTAGAGGTTGAAGTCTCTGAAATAGAAGCTAAAATTTTATACGATGAACTTCATTTTTACAGAGGGGATGCTAGTGAATATACTATAAGATCTACTATGCCCAGAGTAAAATATAAAGATTATGAAATATCTTCTAAAAATACAAGGAATATAAAAAGAGGAGATGTGATTATTGAGAATTCAAATTATGATAGATATAAAGGGGAATTACATATAGCCTTAAAAGATTATGAAAATGAAGGGAATAGCAATGTAGTCGGTAGGGTTCGTGAAGATAATCTCATTTTCATAGATAAGATTAAATCATGGCAAAAATTTAAATTAAAATAA
- a CDS encoding MarR family winged helix-turn-helix transcriptional regulator, with amino-acid sequence MKKKFEIMQYIAAIYRHQMTVLNHNLTESGITAGTYPFLVSIKRDPGLSLMTLSKYLVIDRATTTKAVTKLLKSGLIEKIPDAKDKRAFNLYLTPKGEKAYKVIKVEAADFLKDMVKEIPEEEYLQTINTLDQVLKNIKDMHNEIKKEC; translated from the coding sequence TTGAAAAAAAAATTTGAAATTATGCAATATATAGCAGCAATCTACAGGCACCAAATGACAGTATTGAATCATAATCTTACAGAGTCTGGGATAACAGCAGGAACATATCCATTTCTTGTATCCATAAAAAGAGATCCAGGCCTTTCTCTAATGACACTCAGTAAATATTTAGTGATAGATAGAGCTACTACGACTAAAGCTGTTACTAAGCTTTTGAAGAGCGGATTAATAGAAAAAATACCCGATGCTAAAGACAAGAGAGCTTTTAATCTCTATTTGACACCTAAAGGAGAGAAAGCTTATAAAGTAATTAAAGTTGAAGCGGCTGATTTTTTGAAAGATATGGTAAAAGAGATCCCAGAAGAAGAGTATCTTCAAACAATAAACACATTGGATCAAGTTCTTAAAAATATAAAAGATATGCACAATGAAATAAAAAAAGAGTGTTAA
- a CDS encoding DUF2955 domain-containing protein has product MEKELKNLYRRLLFTSVSGITLSKLFHFINPMVLCIFPLIITLGMKKYNFKELFFKIKIICLGFYIGMLNGQIFDGFPFLQSIAAYAIFITVLKLFAHKHNCGNALMFIMTFNLSSIFGSYIESSYEILVYQYWFQALWVFIIVTAGFFLFPGRGKSDEPLPCEVAKMTDKEIIFYAFILLIIWECFMLFELRFAFFPYIIIISLFRDFDIKKAKFKAKENIKAYTKACIITTIFSLLIFGMNENIFLLVSGLFLIFIPIIKRAICPNHPKKTYHNMKMVTGIIVPLTLYLSTDGAALYKSTLRAFLLSSAMLFMIFIFGLFQKD; this is encoded by the coding sequence ATGGAAAAAGAATTGAAAAATTTATATAGAAGACTTCTCTTTACCTCTGTATCAGGTATTACCCTTTCTAAATTATTTCATTTTATCAACCCCATGGTTTTATGTATCTTTCCTTTAATTATAACTTTGGGAATGAAAAAATATAATTTTAAGGAGTTATTTTTTAAAATTAAGATAATTTGTTTAGGATTTTATATAGGAATGTTAAATGGCCAAATATTTGATGGATTTCCTTTTTTGCAGAGTATAGCAGCATATGCTATATTTATCACTGTATTAAAATTGTTTGCACATAAACATAATTGCGGGAATGCCCTTATGTTTATTATGACTTTTAATTTGTCATCTATTTTTGGAAGTTATATTGAATCTTCCTATGAAATATTAGTTTATCAATATTGGTTTCAAGCTTTATGGGTATTTATCATTGTGACAGCGGGCTTTTTTCTTTTTCCAGGCAGGGGAAAAAGTGATGAACCTCTTCCCTGTGAAGTGGCTAAGATGACAGATAAAGAAATTATTTTTTATGCTTTTATACTCCTCATTATTTGGGAGTGTTTTATGCTATTTGAACTGCGGTTTGCATTTTTTCCTTATATTATTATTATCTCTCTCTTTAGAGATTTTGATATAAAAAAAGCAAAATTTAAAGCAAAAGAAAATATCAAAGCATACACCAAAGCCTGTATTATAACGACCATTTTTAGTCTGCTTATTTTTGGAATGAATGAAAATATTTTTTTATTAGTATCAGGGCTGTTTTTAATCTTTATACCTATAATTAAAAGGGCAATATGTCCTAATCATCCTAAAAAAACATATCATAATATGAAAATGGTTACAGGGATTATTGTTCCATTAACACTTTATTTATCAACAGATGGTGCTGCATTGTATAAGTCTACACTGAGAGCATTTTTATTGAGCAGTGCTATGTTGTTTATGATCTTTATTTTTGGATTATTTCAAAAGGATTGA
- a CDS encoding HlyD family secretion protein has product MKYLKQLKNIYFIILGVFILTFIISAALAYYTPYSARASIEYSLYPIYSEVNGKITEILIDDGEWVEPGAPLFKVDDKKLKLKLEELTYQYKDQQNQLKAMDYKIMEAKKQLLEAKITLHYTKINYVRYKELYLEELIAKVEFEDWQLKYKLSQKKVEAVEFMVNSLIEKRGEKSSDNEILKSIKTQIELVKKDLKDTVVRSHFSGYLSMHQLFKGQMVNTSTSYGYIYNKDNLNIYVDYMEKSLNNFKSGQEALIIFDSVPGKIFKGSIDKTVSIMQSGYTSPDKLYTIEKDTRWIRASGRVRVKIVLNEELSEGINISSGSKGAVTIINSNHKILSKIAWVWIKLMSFANYIY; this is encoded by the coding sequence ATGAAATATTTAAAACAACTAAAAAATATTTATTTTATAATACTTGGAGTTTTTATATTGACCTTTATTATATCTGCAGCTTTGGCTTACTATACTCCCTATTCAGCAAGAGCAAGTATTGAATACAGCCTTTATCCTATCTATAGTGAAGTTAACGGGAAAATAACTGAAATTTTAATAGATGATGGAGAATGGGTGGAACCAGGAGCTCCTCTATTTAAAGTAGATGATAAAAAATTAAAATTGAAATTGGAAGAATTGACATATCAATATAAAGATCAGCAAAATCAATTAAAAGCTATGGATTATAAGATAATGGAGGCTAAAAAACAACTTCTAGAAGCTAAAATCACCTTACATTATACAAAGATCAATTATGTCAGATATAAAGAACTCTATTTAGAAGAACTAATAGCTAAAGTTGAATTTGAGGATTGGCAGCTAAAATATAAACTATCCCAGAAAAAAGTCGAAGCAGTTGAGTTTATGGTTAATTCTTTAATTGAAAAAAGGGGAGAAAAATCTTCAGACAATGAAATACTTAAATCTATTAAAACTCAAATTGAATTAGTAAAAAAGGATTTAAAGGATACAGTGGTAAGATCTCATTTTTCAGGTTATCTATCAATGCATCAGCTTTTTAAAGGTCAGATGGTAAATACAAGTACCAGTTACGGTTATATCTATAATAAAGATAATTTAAATATTTATGTAGACTATATGGAGAAAAGTCTAAATAATTTTAAATCCGGACAAGAGGCTCTTATCATTTTTGATTCTGTTCCTGGAAAAATATTTAAGGGGTCTATCGATAAAACAGTCTCAATAATGCAATCAGGTTATACCTCTCCTGATAAACTTTACACAATAGAAAAAGACACCAGGTGGATCAGAGCTTCCGGACGGGTAAGGGTAAAAATAGTTTTAAATGAAGAACTTTCAGAAGGTATAAATATAAGTTCTGGTTCAAAAGGAGCAGTAACCATTATAAACTCCAACCATAAGATTTTATCAAAAATAGCGTGGGTATGGATAAAACTAATGAGTTTTGCTAATTATATTTATTAG
- a CDS encoding sensor domain-containing diguanylate cyclase has product MKKNLENSMKKYFFSLVCIMTFTYISSYILVVIPALKRATREKHKQDINKLFSVTSQQFDHLSSILKDNSEWDTLYESMDGTMSRKEKEIFLNDLFAEDSLKLFGLDYIAIYDEKQNEVINYSISKTNIKNAISLKGKKYFLSSQPSGKNRVKTVSGYMDIAGKAYMFFSHVILHNDGTGRSIGHLLFIKEIDEDYIFDLKIKNNLLLQIYIPNENDEKLIKKIIDSKKELDFYSHRIEGGKRLYYVPYMKSVHNIAYIIKVTVDDSISKGALLNFWIGMTPIILSFFFIFFVRNRLNEKLIAPLVSLYSHIISIKENQKYKLLVYPEVGNEMDEVLRAFNNFMVKVEEQKNDIKNKKIALEKLAYTDYLTGLATRRFLDEGYDLLFKSAKRSDSVLTLIMMDIDFFKKYNDRYGHPEGDRILKIIGKLLKKVFKREGDIAGRYGGEEFLIILYQTPLKETIRLVNEFQNKLEMCNLKHEDSYFGKVTVSMGIKSSKIVKNQNSHLFLKEADKALYKAKESGRNKYIFEL; this is encoded by the coding sequence TTGAAAAAAAATCTAGAAAATTCTATGAAAAAATATTTCTTTTCTCTCGTATGCATAATGACCTTTACCTATATAAGTTCTTATATTTTGGTTGTTATTCCTGCTCTTAAAAGGGCTACCAGAGAAAAACATAAGCAGGATATAAATAAATTATTTTCAGTTACATCACAACAATTTGATCATCTTTCCTCAATCCTAAAGGATAACTCAGAATGGGATACACTATATGAAAGTATGGATGGAACTATGAGTAGGAAGGAAAAAGAAATTTTTTTAAATGACCTTTTTGCAGAGGATTCCTTAAAACTTTTTGGATTAGATTATATTGCTATCTATGATGAGAAGCAAAACGAAGTTATCAATTATTCTATCTCCAAAACAAATATAAAAAACGCCATCTCATTGAAGGGAAAAAAATATTTTCTCAGCAGCCAGCCCAGCGGTAAAAATAGAGTCAAAACAGTATCAGGGTATATGGATATAGCTGGAAAAGCCTATATGTTTTTTTCTCATGTTATTTTACATAACGATGGTACCGGCAGATCCATTGGACATCTTTTATTTATTAAGGAAATAGATGAAGACTACATATTTGATTTAAAGATAAAAAATAATTTATTGTTGCAAATTTATATCCCCAATGAAAATGATGAAAAACTTATAAAGAAAATTATTGATTCAAAAAAAGAATTAGATTTTTATTCTCACCGAATAGAAGGCGGTAAGAGGTTATATTACGTCCCTTATATGAAAAGTGTTCACAATATAGCCTACATCATAAAGGTGACAGTAGATGACAGTATCTCCAAGGGAGCCCTATTAAATTTTTGGATAGGTATGACCCCGATTATTCTTTCGTTCTTTTTTATTTTCTTTGTAAGAAATAGATTAAATGAAAAATTAATTGCTCCTCTTGTATCACTTTATAGCCATATTATCTCTATAAAAGAAAATCAAAAATATAAGCTCCTTGTATATCCTGAGGTAGGGAATGAGATGGATGAAGTTCTCAGAGCATTTAATAACTTCATGGTTAAAGTAGAAGAGCAAAAAAATGATATAAAAAATAAAAAAATTGCACTAGAAAAGCTGGCATACACAGATTATTTAACAGGTCTGGCTACCAGAAGATTTCTAGATGAGGGGTATGACCTTTTATTTAAAAGTGCTAAAAGATCTGACAGTGTATTAACACTCATTATGATGGATATAGATTTTTTTAAAAAATATAATGATAGGTATGGCCACCCTGAAGGTGATCGGATTTTAAAAATAATTGGAAAACTTCTAAAAAAAGTTTTTAAAAGAGAGGGAGACATAGCCGGCAGGTACGGAGGGGAGGAGTTTTTAATAATTTTATATCAGACCCCTTTAAAAGAAACTATACGTCTGGTAAATGAATTCCAAAATAAATTAGAGATGTGCAATCTAAAACACGAAGATTCTTATTTTGGAAAAGTAACAGTTAGTATGGGCATAAAAAGTTCTAAGATAGTTAAAAATCAAAATTCTCATTTATTTTTAAAAGAAGCTGATAAAGCTCTCTACAAAGCTAAGGAAAGCGGCAGAAATAAATATATATTTGAACTTTAA
- a CDS encoding YhdH/YhfP family quinone oxidoreductase: MNFKAVRIFEEEGQYIPKIVERKIENLPEGDVVIKVLYSSLNYKDALSCTGNKGVTRNFPHTPGIDAAGIVYSSENPAFKAGEEVFITGYDLGMNTDGGFGEYIRIPSSWIVKKPKNLTLKEAMIYGTAGFTSALSVYELISIVDPEDGPILVTGASGGVGSHTVKFLVKLGYEVVGVVQNEEKRNFLLELGASDTLTRDEFKDTSNKAMLKQTWAGVIDTVGGDPLSTAIRTLKYGGVVTTCGNIAGGNIDNMNVYPFILRGVRLIGIDSVQCPQEKREEVWRLLAESWKGSQLENGIEEVQLNEILGKVQDMLNSRLIGRVILKHSK; encoded by the coding sequence ATGAATTTTAAAGCTGTAAGAATTTTTGAAGAAGAGGGTCAGTATATCCCAAAAATTGTAGAAAGAAAGATAGAAAATCTTCCAGAAGGAGATGTAGTTATTAAGGTTTTGTATTCGTCTTTAAATTATAAAGATGCACTATCTTGTACAGGAAATAAAGGGGTAACGAGAAATTTTCCACATACACCGGGAATAGATGCTGCAGGTATTGTTTATTCATCTGAAAACCCTGCTTTTAAAGCAGGTGAGGAAGTTTTTATCACTGGATATGATCTAGGGATGAATACAGATGGAGGATTTGGTGAATATATAAGAATCCCTTCTAGCTGGATAGTAAAAAAACCTAAAAATTTAACTTTAAAAGAGGCAATGATCTATGGGACAGCTGGATTTACCTCAGCATTGTCTGTCTATGAGTTAATTTCAATAGTAGATCCTGAAGACGGACCAATACTTGTAACAGGAGCTTCTGGAGGAGTAGGAAGTCACACAGTTAAGTTTTTGGTTAAATTAGGCTATGAAGTAGTAGGTGTTGTTCAAAATGAAGAAAAAAGAAATTTTTTATTGGAATTAGGAGCTAGTGATACCCTTACCAGAGATGAATTTAAAGATACATCTAATAAAGCAATGTTGAAACAAACTTGGGCAGGAGTTATTGATACAGTAGGAGGAGATCCTTTGTCGACTGCTATCAGAACCTTAAAATATGGTGGTGTTGTCACTACTTGCGGGAATATAGCAGGAGGAAATATTGACAATATGAATGTTTATCCTTTTATTTTAAGGGGAGTACGTCTCATTGGAATTGATTCTGTACAATGTCCTCAAGAAAAGAGAGAGGAAGTATGGAGGTTGTTAGCTGAGTCTTGGAAAGGAAGTCAGTTAGAAAATGGAATTGAAGAAGTTCAATTGAATGAGATATTAGGAAAAGTGCAGGACATGCTAAATTCAAGGCTGATTGGAAGGGTAATTTTAAAACATTCAAAATAA
- a CDS encoding MFS transporter, whose translation MIRAVGESISRNFKEKKFRFSLERVNKKYITLVGVSGILGVLLNSFLTLYLIEKGLSFSQIGLLFSVYLGTTAVLDYPTGGLADKYGRRNIYIVGKLFTSLSYFILFFGISFESLIFSYVLKGIGSSQLSGSLITWLGDTEDKEAYKNTLLRTKLISSVIKLIVPIIFIYLKLKNIGYLILLTAIVDIIISIFVIIFFKENYGSSDKLRKIYMNVIKLTLKEGKLRYIIWINIAIYTFFTIFIFTWQPIAKNILGDIKYIPVLFGIYSIFLSFGSYFIKLFHENTEKISFFIFFNMALSFVFFRISNTVQSIVPLILALIFFGLASGLGYILNSTYINNYAPSKYKASIFSLVSSIATIATFFIQIILGYIIEKSGFNSSFLIGIVISSLLLGNILQRKFKRD comes from the coding sequence ATGATTAGGGCAGTCGGAGAGTCAATAAGTCGAAATTTTAAAGAGAAGAAATTCAGGTTTTCACTGGAGAGGGTGAATAAAAAATATATAACTTTGGTAGGAGTTTCAGGAATATTAGGAGTCCTGTTAAATTCATTTTTAACACTATATCTGATTGAAAAAGGATTGAGTTTTTCTCAAATAGGGCTGCTGTTTTCAGTGTATTTAGGAACAACAGCTGTATTGGATTATCCCACAGGAGGATTGGCGGATAAATATGGGAGAAGAAATATATATATCGTGGGGAAACTTTTCACCAGTTTGTCATATTTTATATTGTTTTTTGGTATTTCTTTTGAGTCACTTATTTTTTCCTATGTTTTAAAGGGCATCGGGAGTTCCCAGCTCAGCGGTTCACTTATAACCTGGCTTGGAGATACAGAGGATAAAGAGGCTTATAAAAATACACTTTTAAGAACAAAATTAATTTCTAGTGTTATTAAGTTAATTGTTCCCATTATATTTATCTATCTGAAACTTAAAAATATAGGCTATTTAATATTATTAACAGCCATAGTGGATATAATTATATCTATCTTCGTAATCATATTTTTTAAAGAAAATTATGGAAGTTCGGATAAGTTAAGGAAAATATATATGAATGTGATCAAGCTGACCTTAAAGGAGGGTAAGTTGAGGTATATTATATGGATTAATATTGCCATATATACATTTTTTACAATTTTTATATTTACCTGGCAGCCCATTGCAAAAAATATTTTAGGAGATATAAAGTATATCCCTGTACTTTTTGGAATATATTCTATTTTTTTGAGTTTTGGTTCTTATTTTATTAAATTATTTCATGAAAATACCGAAAAAATTAGTTTTTTTATATTTTTTAATATGGCTTTATCCTTTGTTTTTTTCAGGATATCCAATACTGTACAGAGTATAGTTCCACTTATATTAGCATTGATTTTTTTTGGTCTGGCAAGCGGACTAGGGTATATCCTGAATTCAACATATATTAATAACTATGCACCTTCAAAGTATAAAGCTTCAATTTTTTCTTTAGTGAGCAGTATAGCAACTATAGCAACTTTTTTTATTCAGATTATTTTAGGGTATATTATCGAAAAAAGTGGATTTAACAGTTCATTTTTAATAGGCATTGTTATTTCATCTCTATTACTAGGGAACATCCTTCAAAGAAAATTTAAGAGGGATTAA